A region from the Perca fluviatilis chromosome 16, GENO_Pfluv_1.0, whole genome shotgun sequence genome encodes:
- the LOC120544499 gene encoding histone H2A, with protein sequence MSGRGKTGGKARAKAKSRSSRAGLQFPVGRVHRLLRKGNYAERVGAGAPVYLAAVLEYLTAEILELAGNAARDNKKTRIIPRHLQLAVRNDEELNKLLGGVTIAQGGVLPNIQAVLLPKKTEKPAKSK encoded by the coding sequence ATGTCCGGCAGAGGGAAAACCGGAGGCAAAGCTCGAGCAAAGGCCAAGTCCCGCTCCTCCCGGGCCGGACTCCAGTTCCCGGTGGGCCGAGTCCACAGGCTGTTGCGCAAGGGCAACTATGCGGAGCGCGTCGGCGCTGGAGCTCCGGTGTATCTGGCGGCAGTGCTGGAATACCTGACCGCTGAGATCCTGGAGCTGGCAGGCAACGCGGCCAGAGACAACAAGAAGACCAGGATCATCCCCCGGCACCTCCAGCTGGCCGTGCGCAACGACGAGGAGCTCAACAAGCTGCTGGGAGGTGTGACCATCGCTCAGGGAGGGGTGCTACCCAACATCCAGGCTGTCCTCCTCCCCAAGAAGACTGAGAAACCTGCCAAGAGCAAGTAA
- the LOC120544501 gene encoding histone H2B 3: MPDPAKSAPAPKKGSKKAVTKTQKKGGKKRRKTRKESYAIYVYKVLKQVHPDTGISSKAMGIMNSFVNDIFERIAGEASRLAHYNKRSTITSREIQTAVRLLLPGELAKHAVSEGTKAVTKYTSSK, translated from the coding sequence ATGCCTGATCCTGCAAAATCTGCTCCTGCGCCAAAGAAGGGCTCCAAAAAGGCCGTGACCAAAACACAGAAGAAAGGAGGCAAAAAGCGTCGCAAGACCAGGAAGGAAAGCTATGCCATTTATGTGTATAAGGTGCTGAAGCAGGTGCACCCAGACACGGGGATCTCCTCCAAGGCCATGGGCATCATGAACTCTTTCGTCAACGACATCTTCGAGCGCATCGCCGGCGAAGCGTCGCGCCTGGCGCACTACAACAAGAGGTCCACCATCACCTCCAGGGAGATCCAGACCGCGGTCCGCCTGCTGCTGCCCGGGGAGCTGGCCAAACATGCCGTGTCTGAAGGCACCAAGGCCGTGACCAAGTACACCAGCTCCAAATAG